A window of Nonomuraea angiospora genomic DNA:
CGCCTTCACCGGGCGGGTCCCGCGCGCCGTCCACTGCTGGTATCCGCCGGGCAAGAAGACCCCGGCGCCGCAGCCCCGTACCGCCGAGGCCCGCAAGCAGCTGGCCAGGGCGCTCGGCAGCACGGCCGTCACCTCGGAGCGGCGGGGCTGGTTGATCGCCGCCTGGTCGGTCTCCTACTCGCAGAAGTACGCGCTACGCCAGGTCGGGTTCGCGGGGGCGACGTGGAAGAACGACGTGGAGCTCGAGAGCTGGCAGACCGGCGGCAAGGCCGGCACCCGCGAGGTCGAGCTCTCCTAAGAGGCGCGGCGGACGATGGTGATGGAGCCCGGCGGCAGGGGCTGGGCGTAACTGGCCGTCCACGACTGCCCCTGGATGCGTTCGAACGACAGCAGCCGCCCGTCCGAGGCGCGATAGTCCGCGAAGTCCAGCAGGCCCCGCTCGGGATGGCCGGTGTCGCCCTCGCTCCGGAACGCCGCCGTGCCCCGCTCGATCGGGGAGAACTCCACGCCCTCCATGACCAGCGTGCTCTTGGCCGGGACCATCCCCTGCGTGGGCACGTCCGTCCAGAGCTGGACCTCCAGATGGGGCGAATCACCCTCGTGCGCCTCGACCGAGAGCCACTGGAAGCGGCGGGCGCTGTCTCTGAGCAGGTATTCGACCCACTGCTGCCCCTGCCAGGAGACGAACATCGCGCCGAGCACCCGGCGGGGGGACCCGTGCACCTCGATCCGGTCGCCGACCCGGATCGTGCGAGGGTCGGTGTAGTCGGTGCCGGCATGCCCGGGCGCGATCACCGGCGCCGGCAGCGGGGTCTCGACGGGGGCGACCTCGACCGGCGGCGCGCTCGTACGGCCCTTCCTGTCCTGCCGCATGGTGGCCAGAAAAGCCCCAAGCAGCAGAAGGACGGTGGCGATGCTCAGCCCGAGTACGACCATGGAGGTCATGCTCATCGATCAGCTCGCTCCACTCGCGGTCTGCCTCGGC
This region includes:
- a CDS encoding DUF4178 domain-containing protein, producing the protein MSMTSMVVLGLSIATVLLLLGAFLATMRQDRKGRTSAPPVEVAPVETPLPAPVIAPGHAGTDYTDPRTIRVGDRIEVHGSPRRVLGAMFVSWQGQQWVEYLLRDSARRFQWLSVEAHEGDSPHLEVQLWTDVPTQGMVPAKSTLVMEGVEFSPIERGTAAFRSEGDTGHPERGLLDFADYRASDGRLLSFERIQGQSWTASYAQPLPPGSITIVRRAS